The following nucleotide sequence is from Actinomycetota bacterium.
CGATGCTCCGGCCGAGCGACCTCGAGGGGACCATCACCCTCGTCGCGGGGTTCACCAGATCGGTGGGGTCGCTCGTGGGGTGACGGGCTAGGCTTGGCGCATGGACGCAGATGCCATGCGCCGAGCCCGACGCAGGTCCTTCGAACAGGACCTCGCGCGCGCGACGACCGATGAGGAGGCGTGTCCTCCCGAGTGGACCGACATCCTCATCGAGGTCCGTCGAGGTGCGGCCGACCTCCGAGAGCTCGTCTCCCGGGAGACGGACCGGTTCGCACGGGAGCCGGACGTCCGCGTCGCGCTCGCACGCCGCGAACGCGTCGCCTCGGAGGTACGCGCGCGCGTAGGGCAGGTCAACGAGCGGATCCGTCGCCTGAACCTGATCGCGCCCCTCCCCCGGTTCCAGCGCGGACCGCTGGACCCCGACGACCTGCTCCTCCCGCTCTTCCGGACCCGCCGTACCCGGGACTAGATCCGCGTGGTCGGGGGGGCCATGCCCTCGGCTCCCTCGGTACGGGGGCCGGGGACGCCGGGGAACCGGTACCGCTCGTTGGACCGTCCGGGCTGGACCACCCAGCACTGCCCGGACACCCCGCTCGTGACGGCCTGGACGACCGCCTCCGCGACCTGATCGGGCTCGATGAGCGGGAACCCCGCCTCCCGAAGGAAGGCGAGGGCGTCTTCTCCCACGAGCGGTGTCTCGACGATCCCCGGGCAGACCGCGTTGAGGCGGACCCCCATCTGCGACAGCCCTACCGACCCCGCCCGGACGAGCCCGACGACCGCGTGCTTCGTGAGCGTGTAGATCGGGTCTGAGTCGAGCGTCACGATCCCCGCGAGCGACGCCGTGCAGACGATGTCTCCGCCGC
It contains:
- a CDS encoding SDR family oxidoreductase, yielding MGSLDGRRALVTGGASGIGLATVRRLVAEGAAVALCDRDAEAGRRVAEEIGGAFVCADMSDAPQVADSFARTADVLGGLDLVHLNAGVTTGQGDLTALTEEQYRRIMGVNVDGVVYGVREAARMMRGTGGGDIVCTASLAGIVTLDSDPIYTLTKHAVVGLVRAGSVGLSQMGVRLNAVCPGIVETPLVGEDALAFLREAGFPLIEPDQVAEAVVQAVTSGVSGQCWVVQPGRSNERYRFPGVPGPRTEGAEGMAPPTTRI